Proteins from a single region of Gemmatirosa kalamazoonensis:
- a CDS encoding cytochrome D1 domain-containing protein, with product MRRLVRALPAAAILLAAARPAAAPTPSPALLVLSKGDHVLSIVDPATRAVVAQMPSGPDPHEVEASADGRMAYVTNYGGGGAGALNTITPIDLVAQRTLPTIDLGAMRGPHGLAFVGGQLWFTAEGADAVGSYDPATRRVERVLETGQEGTHMVYVSADRSRLVTTNVRAGTLTIADRRAPGEWTQTVVQAGGGVEGFDVTPDGREVWAASARDGTIAIVDLAAKRVVQTLDAHVDGANRLKITPDGRLALVSTLRGPDVTVFDVAARREVKRIPVGRGAAGIVIQPDGARAYVACTPDDYVAVIDLKALAVAGRVVAGRQPDGLAWAVRR from the coding sequence ATGCGCCGTCTCGTCCGCGCGCTGCCCGCCGCCGCGATCCTGCTCGCCGCTGCCCGCCCCGCGGCCGCGCCCACGCCGTCGCCGGCGCTGCTCGTGCTGTCGAAGGGCGACCACGTGCTGAGCATCGTCGATCCCGCGACGCGCGCCGTCGTCGCGCAGATGCCGTCGGGCCCCGACCCGCACGAGGTCGAGGCGTCCGCCGACGGCCGCATGGCGTACGTGACGAACTACGGCGGTGGTGGTGCGGGCGCGCTGAACACGATCACGCCGATCGACCTCGTGGCGCAGCGCACGCTGCCGACCATCGACCTCGGCGCGATGCGCGGGCCGCACGGGCTCGCGTTCGTCGGCGGGCAGCTCTGGTTCACCGCGGAGGGCGCCGACGCGGTCGGCAGCTACGATCCCGCGACGCGGCGCGTCGAGCGCGTGCTGGAGACGGGGCAGGAGGGGACGCACATGGTGTACGTCTCCGCCGACCGCTCGCGCCTCGTGACGACGAACGTGCGCGCCGGCACGCTCACCATCGCCGACCGGCGCGCGCCCGGCGAGTGGACGCAGACCGTCGTGCAGGCCGGCGGCGGCGTGGAGGGCTTCGACGTCACGCCCGACGGCCGCGAGGTGTGGGCGGCGAGCGCGCGCGACGGCACGATCGCGATCGTCGATCTCGCCGCGAAGCGCGTCGTGCAGACGCTCGACGCGCACGTGGACGGCGCGAACCGGCTGAAGATCACGCCGGACGGACGGCTCGCGCTCGTCTCCACGCTGCGCGGCCCCGACGTCACCGTGTTCGACGTCGCGGCGCGGCGCGAAGTGAAGCGCATCCCCGTCGGCCGCGGCGCTGCGGGCATCGTCATCCAGCCCGACGGCGCGCGCGCGTACGTCGCGTGCACGCCCGACGACTACGTCGCGGTGATCGACCTGAAGGCGCTCGCGGTGGCGGGGCGCGTCGTCGCCGGCCGACAGCCCGACGGGCTCGCGTGGGCGGTCAGGCGTTAG
- a CDS encoding N-acyl-D-amino-acid deacylase family protein, which yields MRLRSFLLLLVAALACTRPSRAPAARGTLIRRATLLDGTGAPPRIADVRIVRDRIDAVGDLTPRATDRVVDATGLVLAPGFIDTHSHYDRGVFTHRDAIAAVSQGITTAVVGQDGGSPEPSVAGFLARLDSTPAAINFATYAGHGSLREEAMRADYKRAATPAELARMEAALRLDLAAGALGLSTGLEYDPGIYSRPEEVLALARTAASSGGRYISHVRSEDRAFWPAVAELLAIGRLGMPVQLSHAKLAMRSLWGRAPALLDTLDRARAAGVRVTADVYPYTYWQSTLTVLFPDRNVDDAAAQEFALREVAAPEGLLLGRFAPEPSYVGKTLADISALRGTAPGATLAALIHEAEAWERAHPDSGGAESVIGTSMSEDDVARLLAWPHANVCTDGELAGRHPRGYGAFTRVLGRYVRERRVVSWAEAIRKMTSSAAEHVGIRERGVVAPGRYADLVLLDTARVIDRATPAAPRAVSEGIVTTWVNGVAVWDGGRATGAYPGRGVRRR from the coding sequence ATGCGACTCCGCTCCTTCCTCCTGCTCCTGGTCGCCGCACTCGCCTGCACGCGGCCGAGCCGAGCTCCCGCCGCGCGCGGCACGCTGATTCGCCGAGCGACGCTGCTCGACGGCACCGGCGCGCCGCCGCGGATCGCCGACGTGCGCATCGTGCGCGACCGGATCGACGCCGTCGGCGACCTCACGCCGCGCGCGACCGACCGCGTCGTGGACGCGACGGGACTCGTGCTCGCGCCGGGATTCATCGACACGCACTCGCACTACGACCGCGGCGTGTTCACGCATCGCGACGCGATCGCCGCGGTGAGCCAGGGGATCACGACCGCCGTCGTGGGTCAGGACGGCGGGTCGCCGGAGCCGTCGGTGGCGGGCTTCCTCGCGCGGCTCGACTCGACGCCGGCGGCGATCAACTTCGCGACGTACGCGGGGCACGGCTCGCTGCGCGAGGAGGCGATGCGCGCCGACTACAAGCGCGCGGCGACGCCGGCCGAGCTCGCGCGCATGGAGGCGGCGTTGCGGCTCGACCTCGCCGCCGGCGCGTTAGGCCTCTCCACGGGGCTCGAGTACGACCCGGGGATCTACTCGCGACCGGAGGAGGTCCTCGCGCTCGCCCGCACCGCAGCATCGTCGGGCGGTCGGTACATCAGCCACGTGCGAAGCGAGGATCGCGCGTTCTGGCCGGCGGTGGCCGAGCTGCTCGCGATCGGCCGGCTGGGGATGCCGGTGCAGCTGTCGCACGCGAAGCTCGCGATGCGGAGCCTGTGGGGACGGGCCCCCGCGCTGCTCGACACGCTCGACCGCGCCCGCGCCGCCGGCGTGCGCGTGACGGCGGACGTGTACCCGTACACGTACTGGCAGTCGACGCTCACCGTGCTGTTCCCCGACCGCAACGTGGACGACGCGGCGGCGCAGGAGTTCGCGCTGCGCGAGGTGGCGGCGCCGGAGGGGCTGTTGTTAGGCCGCTTCGCGCCGGAGCCGAGCTACGTCGGAAAGACGCTGGCCGACATCTCGGCGCTTCGCGGCACGGCGCCGGGCGCGACGCTCGCGGCGCTCATCCACGAGGCGGAGGCGTGGGAGCGCGCGCATCCGGATTCGGGCGGCGCGGAGAGCGTGATCGGCACGAGCATGAGCGAGGACGACGTGGCGCGGCTGCTCGCGTGGCCGCACGCGAACGTCTGCACCGACGGCGAGCTCGCGGGGCGCCATCCGCGGGGGTACGGCGCATTCACGCGCGTGCTGGGGCGCTACGTGCGCGAGCGGCGGGTCGTGTCGTGGGCGGAGGCGATCCGCAAGATGACGTCGTCGGCCGCGGAGCACGTGGGGATCCGCGAGCGCGGCGTGGTCGCGCCGGGACGGTATGCGGACCTCGTGCTGCTGGACACGGCGCGGGTGATCGACCGCGCGACGCCGGCGGCGCCGCGGGCGGTGTCGGAGGGGATCGTGACGACGTGGGTGAACGGGGTGGCGGTGTGGGACGGCGGGCGGGCGACGGGGGCGTATCCGGGGCGGGGGGTGAGGCGGCGGTGA
- a CDS encoding saccharopine dehydrogenase family protein, whose protein sequence is MLLIYGSPGYTGRLIVDEAVARGLRPVLAARNGDAVRAQAEPLGLAWRAAALDDAAALDRALDGATVVLHCAGPFAQTWKAMSDACLRRGAHYLDITGEILVFERLAARDAEARAAGVMLLPGVGFDVVPSDCLAAHLARRLPDATRLALAFRALGGMSRGTLLTTVANLGTPGAVRRGGRIVPVPPAWRTRRIDFGDGRVRDATTIPWGDVSTAWHSTGMPDVEVYMTMAPAVRRAMRWGRWMAPLLRSGVVRGALARRVRRGAPGPDAAARARGTSLLWGEAVATDGRRVEARLRGPEAYTLTARTAVHLAAKALGGDAPPGFHTPSRAYGADVILEIPGVERTDVV, encoded by the coding sequence GTGCTCCTGATCTACGGCTCTCCCGGCTACACCGGCCGCCTGATCGTCGACGAGGCGGTCGCGCGCGGGCTGCGGCCCGTGCTCGCCGCGCGGAATGGCGACGCGGTGCGGGCGCAGGCGGAGCCGTTAGGCCTCGCGTGGCGCGCCGCGGCGCTCGACGACGCCGCGGCCCTCGACCGCGCGCTCGACGGAGCGACGGTCGTGCTGCACTGCGCGGGGCCGTTCGCGCAGACATGGAAGGCGATGTCCGACGCGTGCCTCCGCCGCGGCGCGCACTACCTCGACATCACCGGCGAGATCCTCGTCTTCGAGCGGCTCGCCGCGCGCGACGCGGAGGCGCGCGCCGCGGGCGTGATGCTGCTCCCCGGCGTCGGGTTCGACGTGGTGCCGTCGGACTGCCTCGCCGCGCACCTCGCGCGCAGGCTCCCCGACGCGACGCGCCTCGCGCTCGCCTTCCGCGCGCTCGGCGGCATGTCGCGTGGCACGCTGCTGACCACCGTCGCGAACCTCGGCACGCCGGGCGCGGTGCGGCGCGGCGGACGCATCGTGCCGGTGCCGCCCGCGTGGCGCACGCGGCGCATCGACTTCGGCGACGGCCGCGTCCGGGACGCGACGACGATCCCGTGGGGCGACGTGTCGACCGCGTGGCACAGCACCGGGATGCCCGACGTCGAGGTCTACATGACGATGGCGCCCGCGGTCCGCCGCGCGATGCGGTGGGGACGATGGATGGCGCCACTGCTCAGGAGCGGCGTCGTGCGCGGGGCGCTCGCGCGGCGCGTGCGCCGGGGCGCGCCGGGCCCCGACGCGGCCGCCCGCGCGCGCGGCACGAGCCTGCTGTGGGGCGAGGCCGTCGCCACCGACGGACGGCGCGTCGAGGCGCGGCTGCGCGGGCCCGAGGCGTACACGCTCACCGCGCGCACCGCGGTGCACCTCGCGGCGAAGGCGTTAGGCGGCGACGCGCCGCCGGGGTTCCACACGCCGTCGCGCGCCTACGGGGCGGACGTGATCCTCGAGATCCCCGGCGTGGAGCGGACCGACGTCGTCTGA
- a CDS encoding DUF1906 domain-containing protein encodes MSPDPASTTGAADTTFTAVTSLPGTVEAAPAGVRGFDVDTPLTAAAAQAFRDRGYHFCVRYVGRTAMNPARDLSHREARTILDAGLALMIVQHVLNPGWLPSRALGAEYGANAARFTWQIGVPTGVSVWCDLEGVSDDATAFDVIQYCNAWHHAVRDAGYAPGLYVGDSPGLGATQLYRDLAFRHYWGAYNVNADQEPLPRGWQLKQRVGTSGTVAGITTETYDDDVTRVDMLGGRPFWLTSSLLG; translated from the coding sequence ATGAGCCCCGACCCGGCCTCTACCACTGGCGCGGCCGACACCACGTTCACCGCGGTCACCTCCCTCCCCGGCACCGTGGAGGCGGCGCCCGCCGGCGTCCGGGGGTTCGACGTGGACACGCCGCTCACCGCCGCGGCGGCGCAGGCGTTCCGCGACCGCGGCTACCACTTCTGCGTTCGCTACGTCGGGCGCACGGCGATGAACCCGGCGCGCGACCTGTCGCACCGCGAGGCGCGCACGATCCTCGACGCCGGGCTGGCGCTCATGATCGTGCAGCACGTCCTCAACCCGGGCTGGCTCCCGAGCCGCGCCCTCGGCGCCGAGTACGGCGCGAACGCGGCGCGGTTCACATGGCAGATCGGCGTGCCCACGGGGGTCAGCGTGTGGTGCGACCTCGAGGGGGTGAGCGACGACGCGACCGCATTCGACGTCATCCAGTACTGCAACGCATGGCACCACGCGGTGCGCGACGCCGGCTACGCACCGGGCCTGTACGTCGGCGACTCGCCCGGACTCGGCGCCACGCAGCTGTACCGCGACCTCGCGTTCCGCCACTACTGGGGCGCGTACAACGTGAACGCGGACCAGGAGCCGCTCCCGCGCGGCTGGCAGCTGAAGCAGCGCGTCGGCACGTCGGGCACCGTCGCCGGCATCACGACGGAGACGTACGACGACGACGTCACGCGCGTCGACATGCTCGGCGGGCGGCCGTTCTGGCTCACGAGCTCGTTGCTCGGCTGA
- a CDS encoding class I SAM-dependent DNA methyltransferase, producing the protein MPRAYDKSYFDKFYRASDTRVRSAAEVERMIRFVLFTADYVLGRPVRSVLDVGAGEGNWLPVLRKLRPRIHYQGVDPSAYAVRRFGARRNILLGGVGSLDQLPLRDGYDLVVANGVLNYLSPDALRDGLPQIVRRADGMLYLEIFTDTDDITGDTRFGQLESAAHYRTLLKRAGLVGLGMHCYLRRALEGRLAALERSM; encoded by the coding sequence ATGCCCCGCGCCTACGACAAGAGCTACTTCGACAAGTTCTACCGCGCCTCCGACACCCGCGTGCGCTCGGCCGCGGAAGTGGAGCGCATGATCCGGTTCGTGCTGTTCACCGCGGACTACGTGCTCGGCCGCCCCGTGCGCTCGGTGCTCGACGTCGGCGCGGGCGAGGGGAACTGGCTGCCGGTGCTGCGAAAGCTGCGGCCGCGCATCCACTACCAGGGCGTGGACCCGAGCGCGTACGCGGTGCGCCGCTTCGGCGCGCGGCGCAACATCCTGCTCGGCGGCGTGGGCTCGCTCGACCAGCTGCCGCTGCGCGACGGCTACGACCTCGTGGTCGCGAACGGTGTGCTGAACTACCTGTCGCCCGATGCGCTGCGCGATGGACTCCCGCAGATCGTTCGCCGCGCCGACGGCATGCTGTACCTCGAGATCTTCACCGACACCGACGACATCACCGGCGACACGCGCTTCGGGCAGCTCGAGTCGGCGGCGCACTATCGTACGCTGCTGAAGCGCGCGGGGCTCGTCGGGTTGGGCATGCACTGCTACCTGCGCCGCGCGCTCGAGGGACGGCTCGCGGCGCTCGAGCGATCGATGTGA
- a CDS encoding DUF456 domain-containing protein, which translates to MGLLLLALVLLVSIVMIPLGLPGLWVMIAAAVGYNALTVGAIAGPIGWPTLVGTVALGIVSEILDFTLAARFARKYGGSRRAGWGAIVGGFLGAFAGIPIPIVGSVIGAFLGAFAGAFIAEMSNRGSGAGTATRVAWGALLGRAAGAALKVGFGLAIAAWLLLAAWV; encoded by the coding sequence ATGGGCCTCCTGCTCCTCGCGCTCGTCCTGCTCGTCTCCATCGTGATGATCCCCCTCGGCCTCCCCGGGCTGTGGGTGATGATCGCCGCCGCGGTCGGCTACAACGCGCTCACCGTCGGGGCGATCGCCGGGCCGATCGGCTGGCCGACGCTCGTCGGCACCGTGGCGCTCGGGATCGTCTCCGAGATCCTCGACTTCACGCTCGCGGCGCGGTTCGCGCGCAAGTACGGCGGGTCGCGGCGCGCCGGCTGGGGCGCGATCGTCGGCGGCTTCCTCGGCGCGTTCGCCGGCATCCCGATCCCGATCGTCGGCTCGGTGATCGGCGCGTTCCTCGGCGCGTTCGCCGGCGCGTTCATCGCGGAGATGTCGAACCGCGGCAGCGGCGCGGGCACGGCGACGCGCGTCGCGTGGGGCGCGCTGCTCGGCCGCGCCGCCGGGGCCGCGCTCAAGGTCGGCTTCGGGCTCGCGATCGCGGCGTGGCTGCTGCTCGCGGCGTGGGTGTGA